The Polaribacter sp. MED152 region ATATTTGCTATATTCTCTAACATTATCATGCACTTGAGCAGCCAATTCTCTAGTTGGTGTTAAAACCAAAGCTCTAATTGGCCTATATTTTGGGTGTTTCGTTTCTGATAAATATTGCAAAACTGGTAGTGTAAAACCTGCTGTTTTACCTGTACCTGTTTGTGCAGAAGCTAACACATCTTTACCTTCTAAGATATGAGGTATTGCTTTTTCTTGTATTGGAGATGGCTTTGTATATCCTTTTTCTTCCACTGCTTTTACAAAAGCATCTGATAAGCCTAATGATTTAAATGACATAGTTGTTGTTTAAGAAACAACTAGTTGTTGTTGGTTCTAAATTGCTACAAAGGTACACTGATTACTCTACTAAACGCAATTATTAGGTGCATATTTCATAAATAGAATATCAAATAAAAAAAGATGCTTAACAGCATCTTTTTATTTATATTTTTATCATAAAAATTACCTTCTTCTAGCCCTAGTTCCTCTAAGAACTCCTACTAAAAATAAAATAATAATTGCACCTGTTGCACCAACAACAATATCTTCTAACCAATAAGGATTAATGTTTAATTTTATACCCAATTCTCCATAAAGCCAGTCACCTACAAAACTTCCTGCAATACCTATAATAATATTAACAATAAGACCAAACCCATTGTCTCTCATTAAAACATCAGCTATATAACCACAAATGGCACCAATGATAATTGTGTACAAAATACCCATAATAATAATTTTTTATTGTTTAATTGATTTCTAGCTAAAATAAAAAAAATTAACAATATTTTACTAAAGGATATATTTTAAAACCAATATTTTAGTAAATTAATTCAATAATTAGCAATATTAATCGCAATTCAACATCAACAAATAACCTAACTATTATGAAAAAATTTATCTTTTTTTTCTTCTTATCAACCTCATTTTTATGTTTTGGCCAGCAAAGCGCAACAAGCGCTTCTAAAGTGGCTGAATCTCTAAAAATTAAAGAACAACTAGCTCAAAATTCTTTAGTTAAAAATGTAAGTTTTACAAATATTGGGCCAACAGTAATGAGTGGTAGAGTTGCAGATTTAGCTGTAAACCCTAACAATACTACAGAATTTTATGTGGGTTATGCTTCAGGTGGTTTATGGTATACAAATAATAATGGTACCACATTTACTCCAATTTTAGACAATTCTCCAACACAAAATATTGGTGATATTGCTGTAGACTGGAACTCAGGTACAATTTGGGTAGGTACAGGAGAAAAAAACTCTTCTAGATCTAGTTATGCAGGTATTGGTTTATTAAAATCTACAGACCAAGGTAAAACTTGGCAAAATATGGGTTTAACAGATTCTCATCATGTTAGTAGAATAGTTATAAATCCAAATAATGTTAACGAAGTTGTGGTTGGTGTTATAGGTCATTTGTATTCTTCAAATGCAGAAAGAGGAATTTTTAAAACTACAGATGGTGGTAAAACTTGGGCAAAAACGCTATTTGTAAATAATGATACTGGTATTATTGATGTAGCATTTGCACCAGAAAATTTTAATACTATGTATGCTGCATCTTGGGAAAGAGAACGTAAAGCCTGGAACTTTGATGGTGATGGCTCTAATTCTGCCATTTATAAAAGTACAGATGCAGGTAATACCTGGACTAAAGTTTCAGACAATTCTGGTTTTCCTACAGGAAATGGAGTGGGTAGAATTGGTTTAGCTGTGTTTAATGAAAACACAGTATATGCTTTGCATGACAGCCAATTTAGAAGACCAAAAGGCGCTGCA contains the following coding sequences:
- a CDS encoding GlsB/YeaQ/YmgE family stress response membrane protein, coding for MGILYTIIIGAICGYIADVLMRDNGFGLIVNIIIGIAGSFVGDWLYGELGIKLNINPYWLEDIVVGATGAIIILFLVGVLRGTRARRR